Proteins from one Telopea speciosissima isolate NSW1024214 ecotype Mountain lineage chromosome 1, Tspe_v1, whole genome shotgun sequence genomic window:
- the LOC122659705 gene encoding uncharacterized N-acetyltransferase p20-like produces the protein MDGPSIPIPNEEKREEGISYSNISLRPIELSDLDDFMVWATDDRVTRFCSWESYTSREAALDYIKQNIIPHPWYRVICLENRPVGAISVIPGSGNDNCRGELGYVLASKYWGKGIVTKAVKLVVSSIFKEWPHLMRLEALVDVENPGSQKVLEKVGFQKEGVLRKYLIQKGSIRDMVMYSLLSIDSKLVD, from the coding sequence ATGGATGGACcttcaattccaattccaaatgaagagaagagggaggagggaATTTCCTATTCCAATATCTCTCTACGGCCAATAGAACTCTCAGACTTGGACGATTTCATGGTTTGGGCAACGGACGATCGAGTGACTCGCTTCTGCAGTTGGGAAAGCTACACCTCTCGGGAAGCCGCCCTAGATTACATCAAACAGAACATTATTCCTCACCCTTGGTACAGAGTCATCTGCTTGGAGAACCGGCCGGTCGGCGCAATCTCGGTGATACCAGGATCCGGCAACGATAATTGCAGAGGCGAGCTGGGTTATGTGTTAGCTTCAAAGTATTGGGGGAAAGGGATCGTCACAAAGGCCGTGAAGCTGGTGGTGTCTTCCATATTCAAGGAGTGGCCTCACCTGATGAGACTTGAAGCCCTTGTGGATGTTGAGAATCCAGGATCACAGAAGGTCCTGGAGAAGGTTGGGTTCCAGAAGGAAGGTGTTCTAAGGAAGTATCTGATCCAAAAGGGCAGCATTCGGGACATGGTGATGTACAGTCTTCTCTCCATTGATTCTAAGCTCGTGGATTAG